In Oxalobacteraceae sp. CFBP 8761, the following are encoded in one genomic region:
- a CDS encoding putative sulfate exporter family transporter, whose protein sequence is MTSHYQKCAPFVPGLLLCGAVTLAAYGLEAVEAHLFGRAWLESLVLAILLGTGLRTVHRLDQRFEPGIHMGAKLLLEIAVVLLGASVSAGALLENGMGLVGGIAGVVVLAILFSYFLGRSAGLPKKMAILIACGNSICGNSAIAAVAPVIDADGKDVAASIAFTAVLGVVVVLGLPLLVGLLSFTPVQYGVFAGLTVYAVPQVLAATSSVSAASVHIGTLVKLVRVLMLGPVVLVLSLTGRGRGGARLNVAHLVPWFIVGFLALLGLRSLGWIPQAALAPAHVAANFFTIMSMAALGLGVDARAVLRAGGKVAGVVIFSLLGLGVISFALIKFLGV, encoded by the coding sequence ATGACATCCCACTATCAAAAATGCGCTCCATTTGTACCCGGCCTGTTACTGTGCGGCGCCGTCACGCTGGCCGCGTATGGGCTGGAAGCTGTAGAAGCCCATCTGTTCGGACGCGCGTGGCTTGAAAGCCTGGTCCTGGCGATCTTGCTCGGAACCGGACTGCGCACCGTGCACCGTCTCGATCAGCGGTTCGAGCCAGGCATCCATATGGGCGCCAAGCTGCTGCTTGAAATTGCCGTGGTGCTGCTGGGCGCATCCGTCAGCGCCGGCGCGCTGCTCGAAAACGGCATGGGACTGGTCGGCGGCATTGCCGGGGTAGTCGTGCTGGCAATTCTGTTCAGTTATTTCCTGGGCCGCAGCGCCGGTCTGCCGAAAAAGATGGCGATCCTGATTGCTTGCGGCAATTCAATTTGCGGCAACTCGGCGATTGCGGCGGTGGCCCCAGTGATCGACGCAGATGGCAAGGACGTGGCCGCCTCCATCGCCTTTACGGCGGTGCTGGGTGTGGTGGTGGTGCTCGGGTTGCCGTTGCTAGTCGGGCTGTTGTCATTCACGCCGGTTCAATACGGCGTGTTTGCCGGGCTGACCGTGTATGCCGTGCCACAGGTACTGGCGGCAACGAGTTCGGTGTCCGCAGCCAGCGTGCACATTGGCACCCTGGTCAAGCTGGTGCGCGTGTTGATGCTGGGCCCGGTCGTGCTGGTGTTGTCCTTGACAGGGCGCGGACGGGGAGGCGCCCGCCTGAACGTCGCGCACCTGGTGCCGTGGTTTATCGTCGGCTTCCTTGCATTGCTGGGCTTGCGCTCGCTGGGCTGGATTCCGCAGGCAGCGCTGGCGCCAGCGCACGTTGCCGCCAATTTCTTCACCATTATGTCGATGGCCGCGCTCGGCCTCGGCGTCGATGCCCGCGCTGTCCTGCGTGCCGGCGGCAAGGTTGCCGGGGTTGTCATTTTTTCGCTGCTCGGCCTTGGTGTCATCAGTTTCGCCCTGATCAAATTTCTGGGTGTTTAA
- a CDS encoding barstar family protein, protein MTHATSVATPSAPQILMIDGASIRDIASFYDEINRVFMVGEDWQLGASLDGLDDMLYGGYGVLRGKAPAIVVWDQMDNSRIALGVEATRAYYLAKLEHPQVFKPGPIHAALARLGQGGPTYFDLVMQVFADHPNITLRAAE, encoded by the coding sequence ATGACCCACGCTACAAGCGTTGCTACCCCGTCGGCGCCGCAAATCCTGATGATCGACGGCGCCAGCATCCGCGACATTGCCTCGTTTTATGACGAGATCAACCGCGTCTTTATGGTGGGGGAGGATTGGCAGCTTGGCGCCAGCCTGGATGGCCTGGATGACATGCTATACGGTGGCTATGGCGTCTTGCGCGGCAAGGCCCCGGCAATCGTCGTGTGGGACCAGATGGACAACAGCCGTATTGCTCTAGGGGTCGAGGCGACTCGTGCTTACTATCTCGCAAAGCTCGAGCATCCGCAGGTGTTCAAACCTGGTCCGATTCACGCTGCACTCGCGCGCCTTGGGCAGGGTGGGCCGACTTACTTTGATCTGGTGATGCAGGTATTTGCTGATCATCCAAACATTACGTTGCGCGCGGCTGAGTAA
- the mqo gene encoding malate dehydrogenase (quinone): MRNSLLVVLSCFIVASCSKAPAPANDKPVDVVLIGAGVMSATLGTMLKELDPELTIQMYERMDSVSAESSDAMNNAGTGHSGFAELNYTPEMPDGTIDTKKAVDINEQFEVSKQFWAYQVQKQYLGAPQSFINNVPHMAFVWGDDNINFLRKRYAALQKENLFKGMLYSEDQAEIRKWAPLVMNGRDAAQKVAATRMEIGTDVNFGALTRSMVKHLTDSHGMTLNLRTQVEDIKRGENGLWNVTVKNLADNKLSTVSTKFVFIGAGGGALPLLEKTGIPEAKGFGGVPVGGQWLVTTNPALIEAHNAKVYGKASVGSPPMSVPHLDTRVIDGKKALLFGPFATFSTKFLKNGSWIDLPASVNTGNVRPMVQAGIDNIPLTKYLVEQVMQSQEDRVATLREYLPEAKNEDWKLVNAGQRVQIVKDDPAKGGLLQFGTEVVASNDGSVTALLGASPGASTAAPIMLKVIAASAFKDKLATPEWQAKMKEMIPSYGRKLNGDAAYANQIRQQSSAVLGLKAITLDVTAASQE, translated from the coding sequence ATGCGCAACTCGCTATTAGTCGTCCTTTCTTGCTTCATCGTTGCTTCGTGCTCGAAAGCGCCCGCTCCAGCCAATGACAAGCCGGTCGACGTTGTCCTGATCGGTGCCGGCGTCATGAGCGCCACGCTCGGTACGATGCTCAAGGAACTCGATCCGGAACTGACGATCCAGATGTACGAACGCATGGACTCGGTCTCGGCCGAAAGTTCGGATGCCATGAACAACGCCGGCACCGGTCACTCCGGTTTCGCCGAGCTGAACTACACGCCGGAAATGCCGGACGGTACCATCGACACCAAGAAGGCGGTCGACATCAATGAGCAGTTCGAAGTGTCGAAGCAGTTCTGGGCTTACCAAGTGCAAAAACAGTACCTTGGCGCGCCGCAGAGCTTCATCAACAATGTGCCGCACATGGCCTTTGTCTGGGGCGACGACAACATCAATTTCCTGCGCAAGCGCTACGCCGCACTGCAGAAGGAAAACCTGTTCAAGGGCATGCTGTATAGCGAAGACCAGGCAGAAATCCGCAAGTGGGCGCCGTTGGTCATGAATGGCCGCGACGCAGCGCAAAAAGTGGCTGCCACCCGCATGGAAATCGGTACCGACGTCAACTTCGGCGCCCTGACCCGCAGCATGGTCAAGCACCTGACCGACTCGCACGGGATGACGCTGAACCTGCGTACCCAGGTCGAAGACATCAAGCGCGGCGAAAATGGCCTGTGGAACGTCACCGTCAAGAACCTGGCGGACAACAAGCTGTCGACCGTGAGCACGAAATTCGTGTTCATCGGCGCTGGCGGCGGTGCACTGCCACTGCTGGAAAAGACCGGTATTCCTGAAGCCAAGGGCTTCGGCGGCGTGCCGGTTGGTGGTCAGTGGCTCGTCACGACCAATCCGGCGCTGATCGAGGCGCACAACGCCAAGGTGTATGGCAAGGCATCGGTCGGTTCGCCGCCAATGTCGGTGCCGCACCTGGACACCCGCGTTATCGATGGCAAGAAAGCCCTGCTGTTTGGCCCGTTCGCCACGTTCTCGACCAAGTTCCTGAAAAATGGTTCGTGGATCGACCTGCCCGCCTCGGTCAACACTGGCAACGTGCGTCCGATGGTGCAAGCCGGTATCGACAACATCCCGCTGACCAAGTACCTGGTCGAGCAAGTGATGCAGTCGCAGGAAGACCGCGTGGCAACCCTGCGTGAGTACCTGCCGGAAGCCAAGAACGAAGACTGGAAACTGGTCAACGCAGGTCAGCGCGTGCAGATCGTCAAGGACGATCCGGCCAAGGGCGGCCTGCTGCAGTTCGGTACCGAAGTCGTGGCATCGAACGACGGTTCGGTCACTGCCCTGCTGGGCGCGTCGCCAGGCGCCTCGACCGCTGCGCCGATCATGCTGAAAGTGATCGCGGCATCGGCGTTCAAGGACAAGCTGGCCACGCCAGAGTGGCAAGCCAAGATGAAGGAAATGATTCCATCGTACGGCCGTAAGCTCAACGGTGATGCAGCGTATGCCAACCAGATCCGTCAGCAGAGCAGCGCTGTCCTGGGCCTGAAAGCCATCACGCTCGACGTGACGGCCGCATCGCAAGAGTAA
- a CDS encoding heme peroxidase → MSKRHNRNFFFLADLNEIRGDVNRAATESERERAFRFSQILPSKSEPVSDTLLESLAIAMTAGEKKDSKVPAGYTYLGQFIDHDLTLDKTDVTLGTVVDVAQLRQGRSPALDLDCMYGLGPIAEPIFYQSDGIKLKLGKTKESPGNNISALPLDDFDLPRRGNATADPEESRTALIPDIRNDENLIVGQTHLAFIRFHNAVCDRLAGSAVPSALLFEKAREQVVKHYQWLIRHDFLPRIVDPTILDDVFNNGRRVFEIGGLGTPTMPIEFSVAAYRLGHAMIRDKYDWNAIFGQNGVFGDIGILLNMFRFSGTSGNLSPGTDVNKPLDGTFERLPTNWVADWTRLYDFATDGTPELSPETTLNFAKAIETSLTNPLAELPIGSFAKRGNTIVRPIEMNLAFRNLVRGKMVGLASGQEMSNHIAELVSGSQPPLTAEQILGNNLENLNSSERTELSENTPLWFYVLREAELNQGKLGQVGGRIVAETFHRSIESSDISILRDPTFKPTFGPDEKTFRMSDLLKVAFKAAAGELRPLSPGAPRPTA, encoded by the coding sequence ATGTCAAAGCGCCATAACAGAAATTTCTTTTTCTTGGCAGATCTGAATGAAATCCGAGGTGATGTGAACCGTGCTGCAACTGAAAGCGAGCGCGAACGCGCATTTCGCTTTTCGCAAATTCTGCCGAGTAAAAGCGAACCAGTAAGCGACACGCTATTAGAATCGTTGGCAATCGCAATGACAGCTGGAGAAAAAAAAGATAGCAAAGTTCCTGCTGGTTATACCTACTTGGGCCAGTTTATCGATCATGATTTAACGCTCGATAAAACAGATGTCACCTTAGGTACTGTTGTCGACGTGGCTCAACTGCGTCAGGGAAGATCACCTGCGTTAGATCTCGATTGCATGTATGGGCTAGGTCCAATAGCAGAACCTATTTTCTACCAGAGTGATGGCATTAAGTTAAAGCTAGGAAAAACAAAAGAATCACCTGGCAACAATATTTCTGCTCTTCCTCTTGATGACTTTGATTTACCTCGCAGAGGTAATGCAACAGCCGATCCTGAAGAATCTCGGACAGCTCTTATTCCAGACATCCGTAATGATGAAAATTTGATCGTCGGACAGACCCATCTGGCCTTTATACGGTTCCATAACGCTGTTTGCGATCGACTTGCCGGCTCAGCAGTTCCCAGTGCCTTATTGTTTGAGAAAGCGCGCGAGCAAGTTGTGAAGCACTATCAATGGCTGATTAGACACGACTTCCTACCTAGGATAGTTGATCCAACTATTCTGGACGATGTCTTTAACAACGGACGAAGGGTATTTGAAATCGGCGGTTTAGGCACCCCTACAATGCCAATCGAATTTTCGGTAGCAGCCTACCGACTTGGTCATGCGATGATCCGGGATAAGTATGACTGGAACGCCATCTTTGGACAGAATGGGGTATTTGGAGACATCGGTATCCTTCTAAACATGTTTAGGTTTTCGGGAACCAGCGGAAATCTTTCGCCCGGAACGGACGTTAACAAACCACTTGATGGAACGTTTGAAAGACTGCCGACAAATTGGGTAGCCGACTGGACGCGTCTGTATGATTTTGCAACCGATGGAACGCCCGAACTTAGCCCAGAAACCACATTAAACTTCGCTAAGGCTATCGAAACTAGCTTAACGAACCCCTTAGCTGAATTACCAATTGGTTCGTTCGCAAAACGAGGAAATACTATAGTTAGGCCTATTGAGATGAATCTCGCGTTCCGCAACTTAGTACGAGGAAAAATGGTTGGGCTAGCTTCTGGCCAAGAGATGTCAAACCACATCGCAGAATTAGTCTCTGGATCACAGCCACCATTGACGGCAGAACAAATTCTTGGAAATAATTTAGAAAATTTAAATTCCTCTGAGAGAACAGAGCTAAGCGAAAATACTCCACTGTGGTTTTACGTATTAAGGGAAGCAGAGCTCAACCAAGGTAAGCTCGGGCAAGTAGGCGGACGAATCGTAGCTGAGACCTTCCATCGGTCGATCGAGTCTAGCGACATCTCAATATTACGAGACCCAACATTCAAGCCTACTTTCGGTCCTGATGAAAAAACTTTTAGAATGAGTGATTTATTAAAGGTTGCCTTTAAAGCGGCAGCAGGCGAACTCAGGCCACTTTCACCTGGCGCGCCTCGACCAACAGCGTGA
- a CDS encoding PD-(D/E)XK motif protein, with translation MDIVSLFGDIARASAPGSFAAIPLPGRRHDFLAKGIDGAPVFLLHDASKPQYSPGVHFKYLTVQYHATCEVQTEGRDLSGQFAVVACDGSMADLHEIFIRCFGAAVEELPIECGTRELNGCVQKLLDLFRLLSQPSSRSVTGLWAELYVIAKSGHVADALRAWHETPADRFDFAWATGRLEVKASAQSVRIHQFALEQLACPEEGHGYIASFLVQPISAGIGVLDLANQVDLEVRDSSILRQKLWCNVAKALGSDFSDKVDKRFDIAYTERSAMVYAMDDIPKPDEPNDPRVIAIRFTADLTTVTSSLTSTAAAALRGMFVR, from the coding sequence ATGGACATCGTTTCTTTGTTTGGTGACATCGCTCGTGCTTCTGCTCCGGGAAGTTTTGCTGCGATTCCATTGCCCGGCCGTCGGCATGACTTTCTTGCAAAGGGCATCGATGGAGCTCCGGTTTTTCTACTGCACGATGCGAGTAAACCACAATATAGCCCCGGAGTACACTTTAAGTATCTAACTGTGCAATACCACGCGACTTGCGAAGTGCAAACCGAAGGTCGTGACCTGAGTGGGCAATTTGCTGTTGTCGCTTGTGATGGCTCGATGGCGGACCTGCACGAAATTTTTATTCGTTGTTTCGGGGCGGCCGTCGAGGAGTTACCGATTGAATGTGGAACCCGTGAATTAAATGGCTGCGTTCAAAAGTTGCTCGATCTGTTTAGGTTGCTTTCACAGCCGAGTTCCAGGAGTGTTACCGGACTGTGGGCTGAACTCTATGTAATTGCTAAAAGTGGCCACGTCGCAGATGCTCTACGGGCATGGCATGAAACCCCTGCCGATCGTTTTGATTTCGCTTGGGCTACTGGACGATTAGAGGTGAAGGCTTCAGCTCAGTCGGTTCGAATTCACCAATTTGCTCTCGAGCAGCTTGCTTGTCCAGAGGAAGGCCACGGTTACATTGCATCGTTTTTGGTTCAGCCTATTTCTGCAGGCATTGGCGTACTTGATCTTGCAAACCAGGTTGACCTTGAAGTTCGTGACTCGTCAATATTACGGCAGAAGCTCTGGTGCAATGTAGCTAAGGCGCTGGGCAGTGACTTTTCCGACAAAGTAGACAAGCGGTTCGATATTGCTTATACCGAACGTTCTGCCATGGTATACGCGATGGATGACATTCCGAAACCGGACGAGCCGAATGATCCGCGGGTGATAGCTATACGATTCACTGCTGATCTCACGACGGTAACTTCATCCCTAACATCGACTGCGGCGGCGGCGTTACGAGGTATGTTCGTCCGCTGA
- a CDS encoding ATP-binding protein, giving the protein MLSVLRHLNYKAWYAIAEFIDNSLQSSIANKEQLNAIHGGIFQLKVDVKIDTSGSGQIVISDNAAGITESDFPRAFRAAQVPTDRSGLSEFGMGMKSAACWFAQTWSVRTKAISESVERSIFFDIENIVENKIESLDTTVRNVDAATHYTVVSLRGLHHLPHGRTIGKIRDHLTSIYRVFLRDGRLQLSLNGTPLNYQSPKVLHAVEYTSPGFQATVANAEAFEWKKDIDLDFGGGQRVTGFVALREVGSTSLAGFSLFRRDRLIEGSFDETYRPSYVFKQTNSYPYQRLFGELHVEGFEVSHTKDGFRWEEFEDIFLEQLKAEIERPPLNLLAQAENYRALPVKKNIETQAIAATNSVADYVEKDVAPLLVDAQQNPTVAAELPTELISSSLQASERTVEVNDGIYRWVITLRTSVDPSAEDWVALSRAELPTDNGEQIRRLIVDLSLAHPFSVKFLGANNENVELLLRISTAICISLVLSQDISGDPPENFFGHFNYLMRGAVRGASFIS; this is encoded by the coding sequence ATGCTTTCAGTGCTTCGGCACTTGAATTATAAGGCTTGGTATGCGATTGCAGAATTTATCGACAACTCTTTGCAGAGCTCTATAGCAAATAAGGAGCAGTTGAATGCTATTCATGGAGGGATATTTCAGCTAAAAGTTGACGTCAAGATCGATACGTCTGGGTCCGGCCAAATTGTGATTTCCGACAACGCTGCCGGGATAACGGAGTCGGATTTTCCTCGCGCATTCAGAGCTGCTCAAGTTCCTACCGACAGGAGCGGGCTTTCCGAATTTGGAATGGGCATGAAAAGCGCTGCGTGCTGGTTCGCTCAGACTTGGAGTGTGCGAACAAAAGCCATAAGTGAGTCCGTAGAACGATCGATTTTTTTCGATATTGAGAACATTGTTGAAAATAAGATCGAGAGCCTTGATACAACCGTTCGAAATGTTGACGCCGCTACGCACTATACGGTTGTTTCGCTGCGCGGCTTACACCACCTACCTCATGGTCGGACGATCGGGAAAATTCGAGACCATTTGACTAGCATTTATCGCGTGTTCTTACGAGATGGAAGACTCCAATTAAGTCTGAATGGTACTCCTTTGAACTATCAGTCTCCAAAGGTACTTCATGCCGTTGAATATACATCGCCGGGTTTTCAAGCGACTGTCGCAAATGCCGAAGCATTCGAATGGAAAAAGGATATCGATCTTGACTTTGGCGGTGGCCAGCGAGTGACCGGTTTCGTGGCACTTCGGGAAGTGGGGTCCACAAGCTTAGCAGGCTTCTCGCTTTTTCGCCGAGACAGATTGATCGAAGGGAGTTTCGACGAAACATACAGGCCCAGTTATGTTTTCAAGCAGACAAATAGCTACCCGTATCAAAGGCTTTTCGGTGAATTGCATGTAGAAGGTTTTGAGGTAAGCCATACCAAGGATGGATTTCGTTGGGAAGAGTTCGAAGATATCTTTCTGGAGCAATTGAAAGCGGAAATCGAGCGTCCACCTCTTAATTTATTGGCGCAAGCTGAAAACTATCGCGCGCTGCCTGTCAAAAAAAATATTGAGACCCAAGCTATAGCAGCTACAAACTCAGTGGCTGATTATGTTGAGAAAGATGTAGCTCCGCTTCTCGTTGACGCTCAACAAAATCCTACCGTTGCCGCAGAACTCCCCACGGAGCTGATTAGCAGTTCCTTACAAGCATCTGAAAGAACGGTAGAAGTTAATGATGGAATCTATCGGTGGGTGATAACGCTTCGCACCTCTGTTGATCCCTCAGCTGAAGATTGGGTTGCTTTATCCAGGGCTGAATTGCCAACAGACAATGGTGAGCAAATCCGGCGACTAATTGTTGATCTATCCCTCGCGCATCCATTCTCAGTTAAGTTTTTAGGAGCAAATAATGAGAATGTAGAGTTGCTTTTACGCATATCGACGGCGATTTGTATCTCATTAGTTTTGTCGCAAGATATTTCAGGCGATCCCCCAGAGAATTTTTTTGGCCATTTCAATTATTTAATGCGTGGCGCAGTCCGAGGCGCATCTTTTATCAGCTAA
- the dcm gene encoding DNA (cytosine-5-)-methyltransferase, with the protein MKLAPFKFIDLFAGLGGFHLALSRMGGECVFAAEWQEHLRDLYKINFGIRPEGDITLISPNDIPAHDVLTAGFPCQPFSKAGEQLGFECTKQGDLFFNVAAILEQKKPRFFILENVPNLLKHDNGRTWAEIQEILGTGPGGLGYHIAAERFSPHNFGIPQIRERVYIVGSLIPLENFSWPTVTPAQTSIDTILDDHPENARKLSPQVIECLSVWADFLRRCPPDVDLPSFPLWSMEWRSTYPYEETTPFALKEDFGMDGIKGFCGSHGRKMGYLHSLEERWMALPSHARTPQRKFPKWKVDFIRQNRQFYADNKEWIDPWMASILKFPSSLQKLEWNVKGGERDIWQYVLQFRASGVRVKRRTTAPSLIAMTDTQVPIIAWQRRYMTPQECAKLQSLDGLKALPSTPTRAFHALGNAVNSTVVEKVAAALLANLEAHLREADAHAEVCA; encoded by the coding sequence ATGAAGCTAGCTCCATTCAAATTTATCGATTTATTCGCAGGTCTCGGCGGATTTCATCTCGCCTTAAGCAGGATGGGAGGCGAATGCGTCTTTGCTGCTGAGTGGCAAGAGCATCTAAGAGATTTGTACAAGATCAACTTCGGTATTCGTCCCGAGGGCGATATCACGTTGATTTCCCCAAACGATATCCCGGCTCATGATGTCTTAACAGCTGGATTCCCGTGCCAACCTTTTTCCAAAGCTGGCGAACAACTCGGCTTCGAATGTACGAAACAAGGCGATCTGTTTTTTAATGTCGCCGCAATTCTCGAACAAAAAAAGCCCCGTTTTTTTATACTTGAAAATGTTCCTAATTTATTGAAGCACGATAATGGAAGAACGTGGGCAGAAATTCAAGAAATATTGGGCACAGGTCCGGGGGGGCTTGGCTACCATATCGCAGCTGAGCGTTTTTCTCCGCATAACTTTGGCATCCCTCAGATTCGAGAACGTGTATATATCGTTGGCTCACTTATACCGCTTGAGAATTTCTCTTGGCCCACCGTTACTCCAGCACAGACATCAATTGACACGATTCTCGACGACCACCCTGAGAACGCGAGGAAGCTTTCTCCTCAAGTCATCGAATGCTTGAGCGTTTGGGCTGATTTTCTCCGTCGCTGCCCTCCTGATGTTGATTTACCATCGTTCCCATTATGGTCCATGGAATGGCGTTCAACTTATCCCTACGAGGAGACTACGCCGTTCGCGTTGAAAGAGGACTTTGGAATGGATGGCATAAAGGGCTTTTGCGGGAGTCATGGGCGGAAGATGGGGTACTTGCATTCCCTCGAAGAACGGTGGATGGCCTTACCAAGCCATGCTCGGACACCTCAACGCAAGTTCCCAAAGTGGAAAGTCGACTTTATTCGTCAAAATCGTCAGTTTTATGCTGACAATAAAGAGTGGATAGACCCGTGGATGGCCAGCATCCTTAAGTTCCCGTCGAGTCTTCAGAAACTTGAATGGAATGTTAAAGGCGGAGAACGTGATATCTGGCAATACGTTCTGCAATTTAGGGCGTCTGGTGTTCGCGTGAAGCGTCGTACAACGGCCCCCAGTCTGATTGCAATGACCGACACTCAAGTCCCTATTATTGCTTGGCAAAGACGATATATGACACCCCAAGAATGTGCAAAATTGCAGAGCCTTGATGGGTTAAAGGCGTTGCCATCTACTCCAACAAGGGCATTCCATGCTCTCGGCAATGCTGTGAATTCAACAGTAGTCGAAAAAGTCGCTGCAGCGCTGTTGGCTAATTTGGAGGCGCATCTAAGAGAGGCCGACGCGCATGCTGAGGTCTGCGCATGA
- a CDS encoding DNA-binding protein, whose amino-acid sequence MNRTADDVLQDFKFRGVSVAEWARQNGFTPSLVYQVLRGQSVPSRGKSHTIAVRLGMKDGIVEHDLDFSTSRYRE is encoded by the coding sequence ATGAACCGTACCGCTGATGATGTATTGCAAGATTTTAAATTTCGCGGCGTTTCTGTTGCTGAATGGGCAAGACAGAACGGGTTCACTCCGTCTTTGGTATACCAAGTGCTGAGAGGTCAGAGCGTCCCATCACGCGGAAAGAGCCACACAATTGCAGTACGTTTGGGCATGAAAGATGGAATCGTAGAGCACGACCTTGATTTTTCGACAAGCCGTTACCGAGAATAG
- a CDS encoding transposase family protein has protein sequence MSSAFEPKLGMRFTIHGAKFEVSFITDGTVRYSSCAGGQVHRMPYAKFHDLQLQGELLVADTTDVLVTPHNCQASIRKYRYIETAIRTLPRPSAKGPLAEVIGLVCASLSDAKPPSIRTVSYWIAGFKRRKEESLPPCHSRRGNRTIRFAVEVEQLICEAIEQQFLQREHGGGDAVHSHVIGKAAQLGLCDSHTSNVRLPSLRTIQRRIKRLDPYTVTRAQQGVLAASKVARAAGRSIEARNCLSIVQMDTHKLDVLVVDPDTGDVLGRPFLTAVLDVHTRCIVGTYISMFDPSATTALAALKDMLVRYGVPTLIIPDNGVEFANSAFILVCSTLKITISPAQSRDPNGKAHVESFFRTLTIALIQSLAGTTFSSPVARGDYDSSRNARFTMQQVMSFADEWINEVYHKTVHSRTLRAPAIAWEEKARVMGPMKLTAAEVNVLARRPYQRSIHGGRVQFEGLHYYSHALISLEAQGHSKITILIDELNLQTVFFEDPSLVGEYLMAESTDPGYTDGLTIFAHIEAMKIKKALSDTDRKRFGPNANRIARWTLMSRIQHESEAAKKWLRKLTNGAGRKSHKVDAKSNPRECSEFLHKDEAEQIYSPQHTLAPLLASIPQQTSEVGWSAIPTIQSLETE, from the coding sequence ATGAGCTCCGCTTTTGAACCTAAACTGGGAATGCGATTCACAATCCATGGTGCAAAATTCGAGGTCAGTTTCATTACTGATGGAACAGTTCGTTACTCAAGCTGTGCGGGTGGACAAGTCCATCGAATGCCCTACGCGAAATTTCATGACCTACAACTCCAAGGAGAGCTTCTCGTCGCTGATACAACCGATGTGCTCGTCACACCGCACAACTGCCAGGCGAGCATCCGAAAATATCGCTATATCGAGACAGCAATTCGGACACTACCACGCCCTTCCGCGAAAGGACCGCTGGCCGAAGTAATCGGGCTAGTTTGCGCCAGCCTTTCCGATGCAAAGCCGCCTTCGATCAGAACAGTGTCATATTGGATCGCTGGATTTAAGAGGCGCAAAGAAGAATCTCTTCCACCGTGCCATTCGCGTCGGGGAAATCGAACGATTCGCTTCGCTGTCGAAGTCGAGCAATTAATCTGCGAAGCTATTGAGCAACAGTTCCTCCAGCGTGAACACGGTGGCGGCGACGCAGTGCACAGTCACGTGATCGGCAAAGCGGCACAGCTCGGCCTTTGCGACTCTCACACCAGCAACGTTAGGCTCCCGTCTCTCCGTACAATCCAGCGGCGGATAAAGCGCCTTGATCCGTACACGGTCACCCGTGCCCAGCAGGGTGTATTAGCTGCCAGCAAAGTAGCTCGTGCAGCGGGGCGTTCCATCGAAGCGCGAAATTGCCTTTCCATCGTTCAGATGGACACGCATAAGTTAGATGTACTGGTTGTTGATCCGGATACTGGCGACGTGTTGGGGCGTCCGTTCCTCACAGCCGTGCTTGACGTACACACAAGGTGCATTGTTGGCACGTACATCAGCATGTTCGATCCGAGCGCAACTACTGCTTTGGCTGCACTGAAGGACATGCTGGTCCGCTATGGCGTTCCAACGCTGATTATTCCCGACAATGGCGTCGAATTCGCGAACTCAGCATTTATCTTGGTGTGCAGTACGTTGAAGATAACGATTTCGCCAGCACAGTCGCGTGACCCGAATGGCAAAGCGCACGTGGAATCCTTCTTCAGAACGTTGACCATCGCGCTGATACAAAGCTTGGCGGGCACGACTTTTTCCAGTCCCGTGGCACGAGGCGACTATGATTCCAGTCGAAATGCGCGGTTCACCATGCAGCAAGTCATGTCCTTCGCCGACGAGTGGATTAACGAGGTATATCACAAGACAGTCCACTCGCGAACCCTTCGTGCTCCAGCTATCGCATGGGAAGAAAAAGCGAGAGTGATGGGTCCGATGAAACTCACTGCTGCGGAGGTGAATGTTCTGGCCAGACGGCCATATCAGCGATCCATCCATGGCGGCCGGGTTCAATTCGAAGGGCTGCACTATTATTCACATGCTCTTATCAGTCTTGAAGCGCAAGGCCACTCGAAAATTACGATCTTAATCGACGAGTTGAACCTGCAAACCGTCTTCTTCGAAGACCCTTCTTTGGTCGGTGAATACCTGATGGCTGAATCGACTGATCCCGGGTATACGGACGGTCTAACGATTTTTGCGCACATAGAGGCAATGAAGATCAAGAAAGCACTGTCCGACACGGACAGAAAGCGGTTCGGGCCTAATGCTAACCGTATCGCTCGCTGGACACTGATGTCGAGAATCCAGCATGAAAGCGAAGCAGCAAAGAAATGGCTCCGTAAGCTAACCAACGGTGCCGGCCGCAAGTCACATAAAGTCGATGCAAAATCGAATCCTCGTGAATGCAGCGAGTTTCTGCATAAAGACGAGGCCGAGCAAATTTATAGCCCCCAGCATACGCTCGCCCCCCTGCTCGCCTCAATCCCTCAGCAAACGTCGGAGGTAGGGTGGAGCGCTATTCCAACGATCCAGTCCCTAGAAACAGAGTAG